A genomic window from Melanotaenia boesemani isolate fMelBoe1 chromosome 15, fMelBoe1.pri, whole genome shotgun sequence includes:
- the LOC121653964 gene encoding piggyBac transposable element-derived protein 4-like, translating into MAARFTVEEARQMVLDRDDGQAVMGLDSGSELSDDEDPDYQPPAIQPQSSDTGESPDSSEEEENEVQSTNRMSKKGSYWSENPPPQTRTPSHNLLITRPGPARGVTTTSPREAWELFLSEEILLQVIKGTNVEGQRIADARGKAWLKVDQLELKAWIGLCILSGSEKSWDVAVRELFGSPFQNPMYKATMSINRFEDIRRALRFDDKRTRPARLATDHMAAFRDIWEMFLVNCRRRFIPNDCVTVDEQLVPFRGRCKFLQYMPSKPAKYGIKIFWVCDARVPYAIDAKVYTGRQPGDEVQKNLGEKIVKELCSALRHTGRNITMDNFFTSIPLAQELLESGLTIVGTLRQNKPDIPAVMKASRTRKLYSTEFGFNGNVAMASYVRKKGKVVVLLSTMHHNKMLDENSEKKKPEIITFYNKSKGGVDLVDQMVGTYTCKRQTQRWPMVLWYNMLDVATLNAYSIFKAQHPNDKGGIPERRLFLRELSRELILPQMQRRLEGNGSLNSTIIDAMQRCGVARVTPQQDRGQPLKRKRCQLCPRDKDNKVSTRCKKCDTAACKDHSQKTVVCQKCEA; encoded by the coding sequence ATGGCTGCAAGGTTCACTGTTGAAGAGGCCCGCCAAATGGTGCTAGATAGAGACGATGGACAGGCTGTTATGGGGTTAGACTCAGGATCAGAACTCTCTGACGACGAGGACCCAGACTACCAGCCACCAGCCATTCAACCTCAATCATCAGACACAGGGGAATCCCCTGACTcttcagaagaagaagaaaatgaggtCCAAAGTACCAACCGGATGAGCAAGAAGGGCTCCTACTGGAGTGAGAATCCTCCCCCTCAGACTAGAACACCAAGCCACAATTTGCTCATAACCCGACCAGGCCCAGCACGGGGGGTGACCACGACATCACCCAGAGAAGCATGGGAGCTCTTCCTCAGTGAGGAAATACTTCTACAGGTGATAAAAGGCACAAATGTGGAGGGCCAGAGAATCGCCGACGCTAGAGGGAAGGCATGGCTAAAAGTTGACCAACTTGAACTAAAAGCTTGGATTGGACTCTGCATTCTCTCTGGAAGTGAGAAGAGCTGGGATGTGGCTGTTCGTGAGCTGTTTGGAAGTCCTTTCCAGAATCCCATGTACAAAGCCACCATGTCAATCAATCGGTTTGAAGATATCCGCCGTGCCCTGCGATTCGATGACAAGAGGACCAGACCCGCACGGCTGGCAACCGACCACATGGCAGCCTTTCGGGATATATGGGAGATGTTCTTGGTCAACTGCAGGCGGCGATTCATCCCAAATGATTGTGTGACTGTGGATGAACAGCTTGTCCCATTCAGGGGGAGGTGCAAGTTTTTGCAGTATATGCCAAGCAAGCCCGCCAAGTATGGCATCAAAATTTTTTGGGTTTGTGATGCCCGCGTCCCCTACGCTATCGATGCAAAGGTTTATACAGGGCGTCAACCAGGAGATGAAGTGCAAAAGAATCTGGGAGAAAAAATTGTAAAAGAGTTGTGCAGTGCACTCCGACACACTGGCCGCAACATAACGATGGACAACTTTTTCACCAGTATACCTCTTGCACAGGAGCTCCTCGAAAGTGGTCTCACAATTGTGGGGACTCTTCGTCAGAACAAACCAGACATCCCAGCTGTGATGAAGGCTTCAAGGACCCGAAAGCTCTACAGCACAGAATTTGGTTTCAATGGCAACGTCGCCATGGCCAGCTATgtgagaaagaaaggaaaggttGTTGTCCTCCTGAGCACAATGCACCACAACAAAATGCTGgatgaaaacagtgaaaaaaagaaaccagaaaTCATCACCTTCTACAACAAAAGCAAAGGAGGTGTTGACCTTGTCGACCAGATGGTTGGCACCTACACCTGCAAACGCCAAACCCAGAGGTGGCCCATGGTACTGTGGTACAATATGCTCGATGTCGCCACCCTGAATGCATACAGCATATTCAAAGCCCAGCACCCTAATGACAAGGGAGGGATCCCTGAACGACGGCTCTTTCTGAGAGAGCTCTCAAGGGAGCTCATCCTCCCACAGATGCAACGGCGACTTGAAGGCAATGGATCCCTGAACAGCACAATTATTGATGCAATGCAAAGGTGTGGGGTGGCAAGAGTCACACCGCAGCAGGACAGAGGACAACCATTGAAGAGAAAGAGGTGTCAGCTCTGCCCACGAGACAAAGATAACAAAGTCAGCACTAGATGTAAGAAGTGCGATACAGCAGCGTGTAAGGATCACAGCCAGAAAACAGTTGTCTGTCAGAAATGTGAAGCGTGA